The DNA region TGGCGCAGCTTGCCGACGACGACACACAGGCCGACGAACCGCGCGGCATCGAGCCCTTGGCACTCAGGGAGCAAGCCGCTGACGCGGTGGACAGGGTGGCGCGCGACGGGTGGCTGCGAGGTGCCACGGTGCGCGAATTCGGCAGCCCGCACGGCGGCAGTTGGCTGCCGCTGCTCGCCGAACGCGGCTTCGACGCCGCCGACACCGCCGATGTCGTTCTCGACTGCTTCGGGATCATGCACGACCCTGATCAGCTGAACGCGTTTCACCGGCGCTGCGCGGCGACCGCGCCGGGCGGGGTACTGCTGCTGCAGTTCCATTCGCTGCTCACCATCGTCGAACAGGATCAGTGGAACTCTCTGCGCCACGGCCACTTTGCCTACTACTCGCTGACCGCGCTGCGCAGGCTGCTCGCCGGTGTCGGGATGAGTATCGCCGCGTCGTGGGAGTTCGACCTGTACGGCGGCACCGTTCTGGTCGCCGCCGTGCACGGCGAGTGCACGCCGGACACGCACACGTCGTCGATCCTGGACCGCGAGCGACGCTTCGGGATCGCCGAACCCGCAGTGGTCGGGCGACTTCAGGGGGCTGCCCTGGCTCAGGCCGGCGCTCTTCGTGACTGGCTCGAGTCGGCACACGAGGCAGGCAGGGCGGTGTACGCCTACGGGGCATCGTCGCGTGCGGTGGCGCTGTTCTGCCTGGCGGGCGTGGACAGCCGGTTGGTGCGGGCAGTCGCAGACGCGTCACCGGCCAAACAGGGGCGTCGCATGCCGGGGACCGACGTCGAGATCGTCTCTCCCGAAGCGCTCGTGGCGGCCTCGCCCGACGACGTCCTGCTCACTCTGCCTGATCTCCTCGGCGAGGTTTCCCAGCGCTATCCCGATCTCGACGGCCGGTGGCGCATCGACTGCCCTACCGTGGCTGCAGCCGGCGTGGGTGAGCCGACCGCCTGATCGCCGGGGCCACCGGCGCGCCCTCGAGAAGCCCGTCGACGGAGCGTGCGTCGAGCGCCCGGCGGTAGACGTGCAGCGCCCGGGTCACGGAGTCGATGGTCTGGTCGATGTCGGCCGGCGTGTGCGCCGCCGAGGTGACGAAGGACTGTCCGAGGACGCCGCCCCTCAGCATCTCCTGGATGAACAACGTCCGGAACGACTGTGACGGCTGGCCGTCGGCGTCGCGCGTGATGTAGATCAGGCATGAGGGCCGGCCCGTCACCTCGAAGAAGTCGTCGATCCCGAGTGCCCGGGCCGCGTCGTTCACCCCGGTGGCGAGCTGTCGGCCGGCTTCCTCCATCGCAGCGATGGGGTCGAATTCCCGGTAGGCGGCCACCACGGCGCGGAAGGCCGCCAGACCCGTCGATTCGGCACCGTGGGTGGTCGACAGCAGGAACACCCGGTCCCGGTCGGTGTTCAGACCACCCAGCTCCATCAGTTCCCGTCGTCCGGCGAGCGCCGAGATCGGAAAGCCGTTGCCGATGGCCTTGCCCCAGCACGACAGGTCGGGGGCGACGCCGTAGAGCGTCTGCGCGCCGTGGACCGACCATCGGAATCCGGTGATGATCTCGTCGAAGACCAACACCGCGCCGTGGCGGTCGCACAGCTCCCGAACGCCCTCGAGGAACCCGGGTTCCGGCTCGGCCATCGCGGTGGCCGCCTCGAGGATCACCGCAGCGATCGACCCCGGATGCCCGGCGAACAGCGAGCGAAGAGACGCCAGGTCGTTGTAGTGAAACCGCAGCGCCTGCTCGGTCGCCGACGCCGGAATGCCGGCGGACATCTCGGTGGTCCCCATGAACCAGTCGTCGGTCGAGAAGAACGGGTGGTGGCAGATGGCGACCTTGTCTCGGCCCGTCGCTGCGCGTGCCAGTCGAATCGCCGCCGTCGTCGCATCCGAACCGTTCTTGGCGAACTTGACCATGTCGGCTCCCGGCACGAGTTCGAGAAAGTCCTCGGCCGCATGGAGTTCCAACTCCGTCGGGCGGGTGAAGTTGACGCCCTCGGCGATCGCCGCGCAGACCGCGTCCACCACCGGGCGGTATCCGTGCCCGAGCACCACGGATCGCAGACCCATGCCGTACTCGACGTACTCGTTGCCGTCGGCATCCCACACCCGTGCGCCATCACCGCGGACCAGAACCGGGGCCATGTCGACCGGGTACTGGTCAGCTCCCCTGGCGTAGGTGTGCGCGCCGCCCGGCACCGCCCGGTGCAGACGAGCCTGAAGCTGGCCCGAGCGCGTGAAGGAGCGCACGGTCGGACTCAGCTGCACCGACGTGTCGTGAACCATCACGGCCCCCAATTCTCATAGCCACACATTCTTCAGCGATGTAAGAAGTCGATGAAAGCCCATGTAAATGGGTTGATGGCAAACTTACCCTAATTCGCTTTTCGTAGCACGATGGGGAGATTTTGGGCCGTTTCTTGCCTCTTGCCGGAAGGCGACAGTAGGACGAACGTGAGAGGAGGCGGTTTCGCGAAATGTGGGACAAGCGGAGGGTAGGCGTCCTAAGTTGCTGGGTGCTGATCTGCCATCAGCCTCGGTAGTTGAGTGGGAGGGCTACCTAGTAAAACCACCTTGGGGGTACCTGTGGCTCGACATTCCCGGACGACAACACGTTCGACAAAAATTCGCACCTACCTGGCGGCTGGAGTGACAGCAGGCGTCACCAGCGCCGCCATGGCGGGCATCGGCACACTGATGCTCACCGAGACCGACACGCCTGCTCAGCCGACCTCGCTCGAGATGCAGCTGGTCAATGACGAAGAGGAGTACACCCTTTGGGGTATGGCGGTTTCCGGGTCCGACCGGTCCGGTGCCACGATGGAGGCGTCAGCATTGCGGCCGATGATCGGCAATGGCGGCTGGCTGATCGGCAACGGTCTCGACGCTGCAGCCGACTGCAACGGCGACGCCTGCAACGGTGGGAACGGTGGATTCCTTGGCGGCAGCGGTGGTGACGGCGCCAACGGCGGGAGCGGCGGAAACGCCGGAGCGTGGTTCGGCAACGGCGGTAACGGCTCTGACGGCGCCGACGCGGTTTACGTGGACGGCGTCCGGGTGTCTGCGGCCGCCAACGGCGGCCACGGCGGCGACGGCTCCCTCTTCGGTGTGGGCGGCTTCGGCGGCAACGGCGGCGACGACGTCAATGAACTCAACGTGGTCGACGATCCGGAGACGGAGGACATCGACGAGTCCAATGAGAACAACGCCCGTGGCGGCGCCGGCGGAAGCGGCGGCGAGGGCGGCAACTGGGTGGGTGACGGTGGCCGCGGCGGTGACGGCGGCGACGCGTACTCGGAGAACGGCACTGCCCTCGGAGGCGCCGGCGGCGCCGGTGGCGCGGCCGGGTTCGGCACCGGTGGCGACGGCGGTGACGGCGGTGAGGGCGAGGCGTACGCCGACGGCGAATCCGCGATCGGCGGCGCGGGTGGCGACGGCGGTGAGGGCTCGTTCTACGGCGCCGTCGGTGGTAACGGCGGCGAGGGCGGATTCGGTGACGCCTGGGAGGGTGCCGACGGCGTCGGCGGTGACGGCGGCGACGGTGGTGACGCGCCGGTCGGGCAGGCCGGTGACGGCGGCGACGGTGGCGACACCACCACCGGGGACGGTGACGCTACCGGCGGTGACGGCGGTGACGGCGGTTCGGCCGAAACTGGCGGCAATGGCGGTGACGGTGGCGACGGCGGTCTGGCCGACGGGTACGACGAAGGCACCGGTGGTGATGGTGGTGACGGCGGCGACGGCGGCTTCTTCGGTGGTGCCGGAGGTGACGGTGGTGACGGCGGCGACGGACTCTCCGTTGAACCAGACGGCGCGACTGCCGGTTTCGGTGGCTCGGGTGGCCCGGGCGGATTCCTGGGCAAGCGTGGCGAGGACGGCGACGACGGGACCGCGACCGACGACAGTGAGTCTGACTCTGACAGCGAGTCCGCCGGCGACTAGTCGCATCTTCTGACCGGCCGGGTGTGGGCGTCGAAATTGACGCCCGCACCCGGTCGTCGTGGTGCCCTCAATATCCTTGTTGCTCAGCGATTTTCGCGCATGCCTGACAGTCGGTGGATGGACGGGGGGTTATAGTCGGCCCATGTCCGACAACACACCAGGCTGGCTCGCCCCGGCCGCGCTCGTCATCGCTGTCGTCGCCGTCGCTCTTGCAGCGTGGGGGCTGATGCGGTCGCCGTCCACGGGAGAGGTCTCCGCAGTCAGCGACGAGCAGACCGCCGAGGCCAAGACGCAGGTCTGTGAGGCGTTCGAGATGGTGCGCAATGCGGTGTCCCTGCAGACCAACGCCGATCTCGGCACGGATCGGGTGGCAACCCAGGCGGTCGCCGCCAACGCCCGGCTGGCCACCCTGGGCGGCGGCCAGTTCCTGCTGTCCCGCCTCGACGACGCGGTGTCCACCGAACTGGCCGACGCGGTGCGCTCGTTTGCGAACAACCTCGAGTACATCGGGATGGGCCAACTCGCGGGTGCACCCGGTGACGACCCCGCCCAGCAGACCCGCCTCAACGACGCCCAGACCAGCGCGACCCGCATCGGGGAACTCTGCGCGTGACTTGAAGACCGGTGGACGACCGCCCCTCGGCACCGTTGGCTTGCCGACGGGTGATGTGGCCGCCGCAGTCGTGAGGTGCGGCGCACACCGTCAACGGTCGACGCTCGAAAGTCGAACCCGCTCCGGCCTCGGAACCGGGACCTTTCGGAGTCGACCTCCGCATGGTAACCACGCCGATGCTGGAGGTCCACGGCAACAGCCGGTCAGCCGCGCCGTTCACCAGCGGTCGCCGAGTCTCATCTAGCTCCGGCACTCGGAGAGGGCCTGATTCTTCGCGATGCTGGAACTAGGCCGATCGAACGAGGGTGCGCGTCGCGTCGAAAACGTCCGCACATAGCGAAGAACCAGGTTCACAGCCTGTCGAGTAGTTCAGAGACGGCGGTCGCACCCCAGCGGCATCTACCTGTTTTGGGAATCCACCTCGACAGGAATGGCCGAAGGACTAGACCGCGGTTCAGGCGAAGTTGGCTCCGATGGCCCATATACGGGCACGCCACGGCAACCGATAGTGATTCGTGTAAAGCGAGTTCGCTCAAATTCATCCCGGGGGGCCAGTAGTGGACACATCGACTACGGCACACTCGTTGAGAAAACGGGATGGTACGTGATGTGCGGAATCATCGCGTGCCGAACCCATGCACCCGCGGTCGACTACTTGCTCGCCGCGCTACGGCGGCTCGAATACCGCGGCTACGACTCGGTCGGAGTGGCGGTTCGCACGGACTGTGGTGGTGTCGCGCGCCTCCGCACGGTTGGACGTATCGGTTCACTCGATCAACTGGTCGGCGGTTGGTCTGGACCGACGCTCGACGGGTTGGGAATCGGACACACCAGGTGGGCCACCCACGGTTCGGTCACCGAAGCCAATGCGCATCCGCACATCGATTGCACCGGTCGGATTGCACTGGTGCACAACGGAATAATCGAGAACGCTGAGCAGATACGGCAGTCGTTGGAAGCTGCGGGGCATCAGTTCGCCTCATCCGTCGACAGTGAGGTGCTGTGTCACCTGATCGAAGATCAGCGGAAAGTCACCGGAGATCTCCTCGCCGCGACAGAGGCCGCGCTCGCCGAAGTCGTCGGCTCCTGGGCGATAGCGGTTATCGAAGAGGGCACCGGCCGCTTGGTCGTCGCTGCCAACCGCTCGCCGCTGCTCGTCGCGCACACCAGCCATGGCGATTTCGCGACGAGCGACATCGCTGCCATCGCCGAATGGGTAGATGAGTTCCGGGTGCTTCAGGACGGTGATGTGTTGGAGCTCAACGGTGTCGGCGAACACCGCAGTCTCGGCGATCACGCAGCTGCCCCCGTGATGGCCAGGTGCGCCTGGCGTGGCGTCGACACCGATCTCAACGGCTATGTCGACTATATGGCCAAGGAGATCGACGAACAGCCGGCTGCCGCTGCACGAGTCCTGGACGATATCGGCGGCAAGGTGGTAAACGCTACGCTGTGGACGGAGTGCGGCCTTCCGCCGTTCGAACGGCTTCAGATCCTGGGTTGCGGCACATCCCTGAACGCGGGGTATGTGATCGCCAATCTTGCTCGACGCCTCGGCGGTGTGGCTGTCACGCTCACGGTGGCGAGCGAGGCCGCAGATGAGATCGTTGAGCCTGGCACGTTGTGTCTGGCGATCAGCCAGTCCGGTGAAACCGCAGACGTGTTGCGAGCTCTCGAGGGCCGGCGCAGCGACGGTCCGGTGCTTGCGCTCACCAACAACCCGTACTCGACCCTGGCACGTCGTGCCGATGCGTTTATCAGCTGTGCCGCTGGTCCGGAGATTGGCGTCGCGGCGACCAAGACGTTCGTATGTCAGGTCATCGCCGGCGCAGCGCTCACGATGTCGGCCCTCGTGGCGACCAAACGATTGTCCGCGATCGATGCCTCGGAATTGATGGGCGAGCTGAATCAGCTGCCGGAGCAGCTCAGCGCCGCCGGTACGGCCGCGAGGTGTCTGGTGCCACCGATCGCCGAGGAGTTGGCCGAAGCTAGCGGCTTCTTGTTCATCGCGCGCGGATCGGGTCTGCCCTACGCGGCGGAAGGTGCGCTCAAGCTGAAGGAACTGACGTATCGGTGGGCCGAGCACTACCCCGCGGGTGAACTCAAGCACGGACCACTTGCGTTGGTCGCAGAGGGAACTCCGGTGATCGTCATCGACAACGGTGACCCCAAGCTCGCCGCGAACGTCGCAGAAGTTTCCGCCAGGGGCGG from Mycobacterium sp. DL includes:
- a CDS encoding transferase; the protein is MNRCRGCGSSQLRCVLDLGRVAAADYFPPAESPVTESESSHGLRMDLCAQCALAQLADDDTQADEPRGIEPLALREQAADAVDRVARDGWLRGATVREFGSPHGGSWLPLLAERGFDAADTADVVLDCFGIMHDPDQLNAFHRRCAATAPGGVLLLQFHSLLTIVEQDQWNSLRHGHFAYYSLTALRRLLAGVGMSIAASWEFDLYGGTVLVAAVHGECTPDTHTSSILDRERRFGIAEPAVVGRLQGAALAQAGALRDWLESAHEAGRAVYAYGASSRAVALFCLAGVDSRLVRAVADASPAKQGRRMPGTDVEIVSPEALVAASPDDVLLTLPDLLGEVSQRYPDLDGRWRIDCPTVAAAGVGEPTA
- a CDS encoding glutamate-1-semialdehyde 2,1-aminomutase, whose translation is MVHDTSVQLSPTVRSFTRSGQLQARLHRAVPGGAHTYARGADQYPVDMAPVLVRGDGARVWDADGNEYVEYGMGLRSVVLGHGYRPVVDAVCAAIAEGVNFTRPTELELHAAEDFLELVPGADMVKFAKNGSDATTAAIRLARAATGRDKVAICHHPFFSTDDWFMGTTEMSAGIPASATEQALRFHYNDLASLRSLFAGHPGSIAAVILEAATAMAEPEPGFLEGVRELCDRHGAVLVFDEIITGFRWSVHGAQTLYGVAPDLSCWGKAIGNGFPISALAGRRELMELGGLNTDRDRVFLLSTTHGAESTGLAAFRAVVAAYREFDPIAAMEEAGRQLATGVNDAARALGIDDFFEVTGRPSCLIYITRDADGQPSQSFRTLFIQEMLRGGVLGQSFVTSAAHTPADIDQTIDSVTRALHVYRRALDARSVDGLLEGAPVAPAIRRSAHPRRLQPR
- the glmS gene encoding glutamine--fructose-6-phosphate transaminase (isomerizing), which gives rise to MCGIIACRTHAPAVDYLLAALRRLEYRGYDSVGVAVRTDCGGVARLRTVGRIGSLDQLVGGWSGPTLDGLGIGHTRWATHGSVTEANAHPHIDCTGRIALVHNGIIENAEQIRQSLEAAGHQFASSVDSEVLCHLIEDQRKVTGDLLAATEAALAEVVGSWAIAVIEEGTGRLVVAANRSPLLVAHTSHGDFATSDIAAIAEWVDEFRVLQDGDVLELNGVGEHRSLGDHAAAPVMARCAWRGVDTDLNGYVDYMAKEIDEQPAAAARVLDDIGGKVVNATLWTECGLPPFERLQILGCGTSLNAGYVIANLARRLGGVAVTLTVASEAADEIVEPGTLCLAISQSGETADVLRALEGRRSDGPVLALTNNPYSTLARRADAFISCAAGPEIGVAATKTFVCQVIAGAALTMSALVATKRLSAIDASELMGELNQLPEQLSAAGTAARCLVPPIAEELAEASGFLFIARGSGLPYAAEGALKLKELTYRWAEHYPAGELKHGPLALVAEGTPVIVIDNGDPKLAANVAEVSARGGRIVGIGPSGSAIPLRRRSIGPWGPVDSVIPTQILARTLALARGNDVDKPRNLAKSVTVE